A portion of the Verrucomicrobiota bacterium genome contains these proteins:
- a CDS encoding putative toxin-antitoxin system toxin component, PIN family, whose product MRVVLDTNVLVAAARSRRGASYALVSSIPSAGFELCLSVSLYMEWQQVLTRDENLSPGRTVEETRNYLRYLAGQSHLQEIHFLWRPFLRDADDDMVLELAFAGVVAIL is encoded by the coding sequence ATGAGAGTCGTCCTTGATACGAACGTGCTTGTAGCAGCCGCCCGGTCACGACGGGGCGCAAGTTATGCGCTGGTCAGCTCAATTCCTTCAGCTGGATTCGAGCTTTGCCTTTCGGTGTCGCTTTACATGGAGTGGCAGCAGGTGCTGACGCGCGATGAAAACCTGTCGCCTGGCCGCACGGTGGAGGAAACCCGGAACTATTTGCGTTATCTCGCCGGCCAGTCGCATTTGCAGGAGATTCATTTCCTGTGGCGGCCTTTTTTGCGCGACGCGGATGACGACATGGTTTTGGAACTGGCTTTTGCAGGGGTTGTCGCTATCTTGTGA
- a CDS encoding lactate/malate dehydrogenase family protein, with the protein MKVTIIGGGGRVGSCAAFALQCGGLVAELQILDANKDMAEGEALDLLHGSAFAGDQKIYAGDYARAADSDIFLITAGLRRKPDESRLDLINRNVALFVQILDSIKSAGMKTDAHVFVVSNPVDILTQLAVQRLGLPWRQVYGLGTMLDSSRFSSFIAEELKLAPTQVKALILGEHGDSMLPVWSSATVNGLPLAGLPECSPGFQSAVFERTKGSGAEVIKRKGGAGWAVGIAIRDVIHAVLLNKRSLLPVSSLVQGDYDIRDICLSVPSVVGRSGVQKHVEIKLWPKELMALQGSARALKETLAKVKA; encoded by the coding sequence ATGAAAGTAACCATCATTGGCGGAGGCGGTCGGGTAGGAAGCTGCGCGGCGTTCGCTCTGCAATGCGGCGGGCTGGTGGCCGAACTGCAAATCCTCGATGCCAACAAGGACATGGCCGAGGGCGAAGCGCTCGATCTGTTACACGGCAGCGCGTTCGCGGGTGACCAGAAGATTTATGCCGGCGATTACGCCCGCGCCGCTGACAGCGATATCTTCCTGATCACTGCTGGACTGCGCCGCAAACCGGATGAATCGCGTCTCGACCTCATCAATCGGAACGTTGCGCTGTTCGTTCAAATCCTCGACAGCATCAAATCCGCGGGCATGAAAACGGACGCGCATGTTTTCGTCGTGTCGAACCCGGTGGACATCCTTACACAGCTCGCGGTGCAACGGCTTGGACTTCCGTGGCGGCAGGTTTATGGCTTGGGTACGATGCTCGACAGCTCGCGCTTCAGTTCATTCATCGCAGAGGAACTCAAGCTTGCTCCCACGCAGGTGAAGGCTCTCATTCTCGGCGAACACGGCGATTCCATGTTGCCGGTCTGGTCGAGTGCGACGGTCAACGGACTGCCGCTCGCCGGTCTGCCCGAATGTTCGCCGGGTTTCCAGAGTGCCGTCTTCGAGCGCACCAAAGGCAGCGGCGCGGAAGTGATCAAGCGCAAGGGCGGCGCGGGTTGGGCCGTCGGGATCGCCATCCGGGACGTCATTCATGCCGTGCTGTTGAATAAACGATCGCTGTTGCCGGTATCGTCGCTCGTCCAGGGCGACTACGACATTCGCGACATCTGCTTGAGCGTCCCGTCTGTGGTGGGCCGCTCGGGCGTTCAAAAGCACGTTGAAATTAAGCTTTGGCCGAAGGAGCTGATGGCGTTGCAAGGCTCGGCGCGGGCGCTGAAGGAGACGTTGGCGAAAGTAAAAGCGTGA
- a CDS encoding aldehyde dehydrogenase EutE has translation MSAVNETLIRDVVAEVLGRLGGAPVVTKVAPAAASADSSCGCGGKVASSRAPALRGKFGVFADANEACAAAHESFLQLQEKGVTARVKIVEIIKAMADSNAEAWGKLELDETKIGRLDHKIEKLKILKLVPGVEWLRPEARSGDHGITLEEYTPFGVVGAVTPSTHSIPTLSGNIVNIVAAGNAAVFNPHPAASRCAAVAVRAYNEAIYRETGIENIATIIEKPSMESFAAMCKHEVVRLLLVTGGPGVVKAAMQTGKRAICAGPGNPPVYVDDTACLKRAAKAIIQGAAYDNNLLCIGEKEVFALEVIADKLMSQMEQNGAVKLTNSQLDALTKAAFTFKEGQAGGCAHASVNKDFIGKDPVVLAKAAGVNIPSGTQLLFAETDADHPFVVEEQMMPFLPIVRVKSLEEGVAHSLEAEHGYKHTSIIHSHDVEAMTAMGRALDTTLFIKNGSCMTGLGLGGEGYLSYSIATPTGEGVTNPRTFTRVRRCVMVDNLRIY, from the coding sequence ATGAGCGCTGTGAATGAAACTTTGATTCGCGATGTCGTCGCCGAAGTACTTGGCCGCCTCGGTGGAGCGCCGGTTGTAACGAAGGTGGCTCCGGCCGCTGCCTCCGCTGATTCGTCATGCGGTTGCGGTGGCAAAGTCGCGAGCTCAAGAGCGCCAGCGCTGCGTGGTAAGTTCGGCGTGTTTGCGGATGCCAATGAAGCCTGTGCCGCCGCTCACGAATCCTTCCTGCAACTCCAGGAGAAGGGTGTCACAGCGCGCGTGAAGATTGTTGAAATCATCAAGGCGATGGCGGACTCGAACGCCGAGGCGTGGGGCAAGCTCGAACTCGACGAAACGAAAATCGGTCGCCTCGACCACAAAATAGAGAAGCTGAAGATCCTCAAACTCGTGCCCGGTGTTGAGTGGCTTCGCCCGGAGGCGCGCAGCGGTGACCACGGCATCACGCTCGAAGAATACACACCCTTCGGCGTTGTTGGAGCCGTCACGCCCAGCACCCATTCGATTCCTACGCTCAGCGGCAACATCGTGAATATCGTTGCCGCTGGTAACGCCGCAGTGTTCAACCCACACCCCGCGGCTTCGCGTTGCGCGGCCGTTGCCGTTCGCGCTTACAACGAAGCCATCTACCGCGAGACCGGCATCGAGAACATCGCCACGATCATCGAGAAGCCGTCGATGGAGAGTTTCGCCGCGATGTGCAAGCACGAGGTCGTGCGCCTATTGCTCGTCACCGGCGGCCCTGGCGTCGTTAAGGCTGCGATGCAGACCGGCAAGCGCGCCATCTGCGCCGGTCCCGGCAACCCGCCAGTGTATGTCGATGACACTGCCTGCTTGAAGCGCGCGGCCAAGGCTATCATTCAAGGCGCGGCCTACGACAATAACTTGCTTTGCATCGGCGAGAAGGAAGTGTTTGCGCTCGAAGTCATCGCCGACAAGTTGATGTCGCAGATGGAACAGAACGGCGCGGTGAAGTTGACCAATTCTCAACTCGACGCATTGACGAAAGCGGCGTTCACGTTCAAGGAAGGGCAGGCCGGTGGTTGCGCCCACGCGTCGGTGAACAAGGATTTCATTGGCAAAGACCCCGTCGTGCTGGCGAAGGCCGCGGGCGTGAACATCCCTTCCGGCACGCAACTACTTTTCGCCGAGACGGACGCCGATCATCCGTTCGTGGTCGAGGAACAGATGATGCCGTTCTTGCCGATCGTGCGTGTGAAAAGCCTGGAGGAAGGGGTGGCGCATTCGCTCGAAGCCGAGCACGGTTACAAACACACGAGCATCATTCACTCACACGACGTCGAGGCGATGACCGCGATGGGCCGCGCGCTGGACACGACGTTGTTCATCAAGAACGGTTCGTGCATGACCGGTCTCGGACTCGGCGGCGAAGGCTATTTGAGTTATTCAATTGCGACGCCGACGGGCGAGGGCGTGACGAACCCGCGCACCTTCACTCGCGTGAGGCGCTGTGTGATGGTGGACAATCTTCGAATCTATTGA
- a CDS encoding ribbon-helix-helix protein, CopG family, with amino-acid sequence MSTLTVQLPESLKRTIEALAAKEGYSASQFMASAAGEKLAVVLTMDYLRREAAAGRREDFEKYLAASPDVPPMPGDEL; translated from the coding sequence ATGAGCACTCTGACTGTCCAATTACCGGAGTCGTTGAAGAGAACCATCGAGGCGCTGGCCGCGAAGGAAGGATATTCGGCCAGCCAGTTTATGGCCAGTGCTGCCGGTGAAAAGCTGGCGGTCGTCCTCACGATGGACTATCTGCGCCGGGAGGCCGCTGCTGGACGCCGGGAAGATTTTGAGAAATACCTGGCCGCTTCGCCGGATGTCCCGCCGATGCCGGGTGATGAGTTGTGA
- a CDS encoding BMC domain-containing protein, producing the protein MAQPAIGMIETRGLVALVEGTDAMLKAANVELAGPMTQVGNALVTAVVVGDVAAVKAATDAGAQAIKAMKGEVVSVHVIARPHNDVDAVLPKKK; encoded by the coding sequence ATGGCACAACCAGCAATAGGAATGATTGAAACACGCGGTCTCGTCGCCCTTGTCGAGGGCACCGACGCAATGCTCAAAGCGGCGAACGTCGAACTCGCCGGTCCAATGACGCAGGTCGGCAATGCCCTCGTCACTGCGGTCGTTGTCGGGGACGTTGCGGCCGTCAAAGCGGCCACGGACGCCGGCGCCCAGGCCATTAAGGCCATGAAGGGCGAAGTCGTCAGCGTGCATGTCATCGCCCGCCCGCACAACGATGTGGACGCGGTGTTGCCGAAGAAAAAGTGA
- a CDS encoding BMC domain-containing protein, with product MAQQAIGMIECKGLCALFEATDAALKSANVTFTGWEKIGSGYVTAFFRGDVASVKAATDAGASAASQVGTVVSVQVIPRPHDGLVTLGRWLQE from the coding sequence ATGGCTCAACAAGCAATTGGCATGATCGAATGCAAGGGTTTGTGCGCTCTCTTCGAGGCCACCGATGCCGCCCTCAAGTCCGCAAACGTCACCTTCACCGGCTGGGAAAAAATCGGCTCCGGCTACGTCACCGCGTTTTTTCGTGGCGATGTTGCGAGCGTCAAGGCCGCCACCGATGCTGGCGCCTCCGCGGCGTCGCAGGTGGGCACGGTTGTCAGCGTCCAGGTCATCCCGCGTCCCCACGACGGGCTGGTTACGCTCGGCCGCTGGCTTCAGGAGTAG
- a CDS encoding BMC domain-containing protein: MIEAIGMIETKGFTGSVEATDAMAKAANISISRTIPIGGGLITVICRGDVASVKAAVDAGSKAAGKVGELIASHVIARPHDDLIKGFLGDNAVKK, encoded by the coding sequence ATGATCGAAGCAATTGGAATGATCGAAACGAAGGGCTTTACCGGCAGCGTCGAAGCCACTGATGCCATGGCCAAGGCCGCAAACATCTCCATCTCCCGGACCATCCCCATCGGCGGCGGTCTCATCACCGTCATCTGCCGGGGCGACGTGGCGAGCGTCAAAGCCGCCGTGGACGCGGGCAGCAAGGCTGCGGGGAAGGTGGGTGAACTTATCGCCAGCCACGTCATCGCGCGCCCGCACGATGACTTGATCAAGGGATTCCTTGGTGACAACGCCGTGAAAAAATAA
- a CDS encoding LemA family protein, translated as MKKLGIGCGILAVLGGIVLILILVAGFGYNRLVKLSQGVDKQWAQVQNVYQRRADLIPNLVATVSGAANFEKSTLIEITDARASVGKVQLGGNAPTDAAQLAEFEKAQGQLSSAVSRLLVVVERYPDLKANSNFLSLQAQLEGTENRISVERGRFNEAVQAYNTAIKSFPEMFYAAALGFKEKPYFTATPGSETPPKVQFDFGKPAPSAAPVKQ; from the coding sequence ATGAAAAAACTTGGCATTGGATGCGGAATTCTGGCGGTGCTCGGCGGCATCGTATTGATTTTGATTCTCGTCGCGGGTTTCGGCTACAATCGGCTCGTCAAGCTGTCGCAAGGGGTCGATAAGCAATGGGCGCAGGTGCAGAACGTCTATCAACGGCGCGCCGATCTCATTCCCAACCTGGTCGCCACCGTGTCCGGCGCGGCAAACTTTGAAAAATCGACGCTTATCGAAATAACCGACGCGCGCGCGTCGGTCGGCAAAGTTCAACTCGGCGGCAACGCGCCCACCGACGCCGCCCAGCTCGCCGAATTTGAAAAGGCGCAGGGACAGCTTTCCTCCGCCGTGTCCCGCCTGCTGGTGGTGGTGGAGCGCTATCCCGACCTGAAAGCCAACTCAAATTTTCTCAGCCTGCAAGCGCAGTTGGAAGGCACGGAGAACCGGATCAGCGTGGAGCGAGGGCGCTTCAACGAAGCAGTGCAAGCTTACAACACGGCAATCAAATCGTTCCCGGAAATGTTCTATGCCGCGGCGCTCGGTTTCAAAGAGAAACCGTACTTCACCGCGACGCCGGGTTCGGAAACACCGCCCAAAGTACAATTTGATTTCGGGAAGCCGGCACCGTCGGCTGCTCCGGTTAAACAATGA
- a CDS encoding isoprenylcysteine carboxylmethyltransferase family protein codes for MKMFLRIAVTLCVMFAGMFGSAGTWDLPFAWACLGIYAAFVVTILFKIDPALRKERLKPAPGGKDRNLRAAIAPCILGSWIVAGLDVGRFHWSDTVPFGWRLVGLIGLAASLALSFWAMMANRFFSPVVRIQTERGHHLISDGPYRFLRHPGYLGIMGGPTFVALALGSWWALLPVAGIVFLIVRRTEMEDKFLRRELEGYPAYAEQVRYRLLPGVW; via the coding sequence ATGAAAATGTTTCTCCGAATCGCGGTTACGCTGTGCGTGATGTTTGCCGGGATGTTTGGTTCGGCCGGAACTTGGGATTTGCCGTTCGCGTGGGCGTGCCTCGGAATCTATGCGGCGTTCGTGGTAACGATTCTATTCAAGATCGACCCAGCGCTGCGGAAGGAGCGGCTCAAGCCTGCGCCCGGTGGAAAAGATCGCAACCTGCGTGCGGCCATCGCTCCATGCATCTTGGGGAGTTGGATTGTTGCTGGGCTGGATGTGGGCCGTTTTCACTGGTCGGACACAGTCCCATTCGGCTGGCGACTGGTGGGCTTGATCGGGTTGGCCGCATCGCTGGCGCTCTCGTTCTGGGCAATGATGGCGAATCGTTTCTTCTCACCGGTCGTGAGAATTCAAACCGAACGGGGTCATCATTTGATTAGCGATGGGCCGTATCGGTTCCTCCGACATCCGGGTTACCTTGGAATTATGGGCGGCCCAACGTTCGTCGCCTTGGCGCTTGGCTCTTGGTGGGCATTGCTTCCAGTAGCAGGGATTGTGTTCCTGATTGTCCGCCGCACCGAGATGGAAGACAAATTTCTGCGCCGTGAGCTCGAAGGTTATCCGGCGTACGCTGAACAAGTACGCTATCGTTTGCTGCCAGGGGTTTGGTGA
- a CDS encoding phosphate propanoyltransferase: MSIALQSRPHRAVIEHLVRQAVYARLGKPLPQPAAAPNPLVVNISARHCHLTQDAAEALFGKGYQLQVHKWLYQEGQFAAKETLTLIGPRSRVISNLRILGPCRTLNQVELAYTDGIALGFELPHRISGDIKGTLGCMLMGPAGFFEMEQGVIRAMRHVHMHPTDAEYYGVKAGDGMKLKIGGPAGIILDKMLVRVDQSFKLEVHIDTDEGNACNLQPDTSVELMT, from the coding sequence ATGTCTATCGCCTTGCAATCCAGGCCGCACCGGGCGGTGATCGAACATCTGGTTCGACAGGCCGTTTATGCTAGGCTCGGCAAACCCTTGCCGCAGCCCGCGGCGGCGCCCAATCCCCTGGTCGTCAACATCAGCGCCCGTCACTGCCACCTCACGCAGGACGCGGCGGAAGCGCTTTTTGGCAAAGGCTACCAGCTTCAAGTCCACAAATGGCTTTATCAGGAAGGCCAGTTTGCCGCGAAGGAAACGCTGACCCTGATTGGCCCGCGCAGCCGCGTGATTTCCAACCTGCGCATTCTCGGTCCCTGCCGGACTCTCAACCAGGTCGAACTCGCCTACACCGACGGCATTGCGTTGGGCTTCGAGTTGCCTCACCGAATTTCCGGCGATATCAAGGGCACGCTCGGCTGCATGTTGATGGGGCCGGCGGGATTCTTCGAGATGGAGCAGGGCGTGATTCGCGCGATGCGCCACGTTCACATGCACCCAACCGATGCTGAGTATTACGGCGTCAAGGCCGGTGACGGTATGAAACTGAAGATTGGCGGCCCCGCCGGCATTATCCTCGACAAGATGCTCGTCCGCGTGGACCAGAGCTTCAAACTTGAAGTCCACATCGACACGGACGAGGGCAACGCCTGCAATCTCCAACCCGACACGTCGGTTGAACTGATGACATAG
- a CDS encoding acetate kinase, with protein MKVLVANIGSTSLKWRLFDFSNNAEHLLHKGGIERVTDYPEAIDYCLAVLKHEGHIESERDLAAGGFKTVIAKDVTGCVRIDEHVLDAMEAYNGLAPAHNPAYITGIRLFAKRLPGVPLIALFETAFYQFAPEAMMRYAVPDSWHEIGVRRWGFHGASHKFIAERSAELLGRADLAERARRLYRDGGRSPVNGAPLRVISCHLGGSSSVTGILNGVAIGNSFGMTPQSGLPHNNRVGDLDAAAVPYVVTTLGISVEEAQRQLAKEGGLKGLSGGLSNDIRDIQQAAAKENAKAKLAIDVFVSEVRRWTGGYFFQLNGADAIVFTGGIGENRTELREAICANLDQLGIVLDAEKNNSTRATEGVISTANSGVKVMVIPANEELVVAREVKQLLQNN; from the coding sequence ATGAAGGTTCTCGTCGCCAACATCGGTTCAACTTCGCTCAAGTGGCGGTTGTTCGACTTCTCGAACAACGCCGAACACCTTCTGCACAAGGGCGGAATCGAGCGTGTGACGGACTACCCTGAAGCAATTGATTACTGCCTTGCCGTGCTCAAACACGAGGGACATATCGAAAGCGAACGCGACCTCGCGGCGGGCGGTTTCAAAACCGTCATCGCCAAGGACGTCACCGGCTGTGTGCGAATCGACGAACACGTGCTCGACGCCATGGAGGCCTACAACGGCTTGGCACCGGCGCACAACCCGGCCTACATCACGGGCATCCGCCTCTTTGCGAAACGCCTGCCCGGTGTGCCGCTCATTGCATTGTTCGAAACCGCATTCTACCAATTCGCCCCCGAGGCGATGATGCGGTATGCGGTGCCCGACTCGTGGCATGAGATCGGCGTGCGCCGCTGGGGCTTTCACGGCGCCAGCCACAAGTTCATCGCCGAGCGCAGCGCGGAATTACTGGGTCGCGCTGACCTGGCGGAGCGCGCGCGCCGTCTTTACCGTGACGGTGGTAGATCGCCCGTCAACGGCGCTCCGCTGCGTGTGATTTCGTGCCATCTGGGCGGCAGCTCAAGCGTGACGGGCATTCTGAACGGCGTGGCCATCGGCAACAGCTTCGGCATGACGCCGCAATCCGGTTTGCCGCACAACAATCGTGTCGGCGACCTCGACGCTGCGGCGGTCCCTTACGTAGTGACGACGCTCGGCATTAGCGTTGAAGAAGCGCAGCGTCAACTCGCGAAGGAGGGTGGCCTCAAAGGACTGAGCGGCGGTCTTTCCAACGACATCCGCGATATTCAACAGGCCGCCGCCAAGGAAAACGCGAAGGCGAAGCTCGCCATTGACGTATTTGTCAGCGAAGTGCGGCGCTGGACGGGCGGTTACTTTTTCCAGCTCAATGGTGCCGACGCCATCGTGTTTACCGGCGGTATCGGTGAGAACCGCACCGAACTGCGCGAAGCGATTTGCGCGAACCTCGACCAGTTGGGCATCGTGCTCGACGCGGAAAAGAACAATTCCACACGCGCCACGGAAGGCGTCATCAGCACCGCAAATTCGGGGGTGAAGGTGATGGTCATCCCGGCCAACGAAGAACTCGTCGTCGCGCGTGAGGTGAAACAGCTCTTGCAAAACAACTAA
- a CDS encoding AbrB/MazE/SpoVT family DNA-binding domain-containing protein, protein MSAITICLGVLGDLTLIQKHRLCKRRSVGYLPVMKAVLAEDGKIIIPHELREDAQLKPGDTLDVQLYKGTLVLRKHQPLTREQCAALLERSRSQPKPTTEDDLAVEQAIQEARAQRR, encoded by the coding sequence ATGTCTGCCATTACCATTTGCCTTGGCGTCTTGGGCGACTTGACGCTGATTCAGAAACATCGGCTTTGCAAACGGCGGTCGGTTGGGTATCTTCCCGTCATGAAAGCGGTCCTGGCTGAAGACGGTAAAATCATCATCCCACACGAGTTGCGCGAAGACGCCCAACTCAAGCCCGGCGACACTTTGGATGTCCAGCTTTACAAGGGCACGCTCGTTCTCCGCAAGCATCAGCCCCTGACGCGCGAGCAATGCGCCGCGTTGCTCGAACGCAGCCGGTCGCAGCCAAAGCCCACGACGGAAGATGACCTCGCCGTCGAACAGGCGATTCAGGAAGCGCGCGCGCAGCGGCGATGA
- a CDS encoding class II aldolase/adducin family protein, with the protein MNTVISARDIEDLLAKGGDLKSLPADAIYTPSAKDLLRDKHRHNGGGRSSGAASLATITTAPAKPLNSKSAKAELEALFNSPYCHALKEQLCEIGRRLWQRAYVDGNGGNIAIRVGEDIALCTPTLVSKGFMKPEDMCLVDFEGNQLCGAKKRTSEILMHLQIMKRQPKAVATCHCHPPYSTGFAVAGLVPPTCMIPEYEVFSSVAVAPYRTPGTPEMGKLVADLVDKHNTILMANHGVVSWSHNNVEDAYFKMEILEAYCRTVLVSAQLGKPAQTMTPEQLQDLLKIKQSLGIPDPRFGLKECELCDNDEWRPGVTCAVPGTQSPAASFDTEAEAAVKAITDQILAQLADSKS; encoded by the coding sequence ATGAACACCGTCATCAGCGCCCGGGACATCGAAGATTTGCTGGCCAAAGGCGGCGACTTGAAAAGCCTGCCTGCTGACGCAATCTATACGCCGTCCGCGAAGGACCTCCTCCGCGACAAGCACCGGCACAACGGCGGGGGTCGTTCCTCCGGCGCAGCGAGCCTCGCCACCATCACGACGGCGCCCGCCAAGCCGCTAAATTCCAAATCCGCAAAGGCCGAGTTGGAAGCGTTGTTCAACTCACCCTACTGCCACGCGTTGAAAGAACAGCTCTGCGAAATCGGGCGCCGCTTGTGGCAACGCGCCTATGTGGACGGCAATGGCGGCAACATCGCGATCCGCGTCGGCGAAGACATTGCGCTCTGCACACCCACCTTGGTGAGCAAAGGCTTCATGAAGCCCGAGGACATGTGCCTCGTGGATTTCGAGGGCAATCAACTTTGCGGCGCGAAGAAGCGCACGAGCGAAATCCTAATGCACCTCCAGATCATGAAGCGCCAGCCAAAAGCCGTGGCGACGTGCCATTGCCATCCGCCATACAGCACCGGCTTCGCCGTCGCCGGATTAGTGCCGCCTACGTGCATGATTCCGGAGTACGAAGTGTTCTCGTCGGTCGCCGTTGCGCCGTATCGCACGCCCGGCACGCCGGAAATGGGCAAGCTCGTCGCCGACCTGGTGGACAAACACAACACGATTCTGATGGCGAACCACGGCGTCGTTTCCTGGAGCCACAACAATGTGGAGGACGCGTACTTCAAGATGGAAATCCTTGAGGCGTATTGCCGCACCGTCCTGGTAAGCGCGCAACTCGGCAAACCGGCGCAGACTATGACACCGGAGCAGCTTCAGGACTTGTTGAAGATCAAGCAAAGTCTCGGCATTCCCGACCCGCGTTTCGGACTCAAGGAATGCGAGCTGTGCGACAATGACGAGTGGCGCCCCGGCGTTACTTGCGCCGTGCCCGGCACTCAGTCGCCCGCCGCCTCATTCGACACGGAAGCCGAAGCTGCCGTGAAAGCGATCACGGATCAAATCTTAGCGCAGTTGGCTGATTCAAAATCGTGA
- a CDS encoding ethanolamine utilization protein EutN, whose translation MKLGAVIGRVTLNKVVPELVGARWLIVSPFTREHYQRGSETPPGLSKDPSLVVYDALGGGVGQTIGYVEGREAAQPFELPTPIDAINAALVDDIFYNPHK comes from the coding sequence ATGAAACTCGGCGCTGTCATCGGTCGTGTCACCTTAAACAAAGTCGTGCCAGAACTCGTCGGCGCGCGCTGGCTCATCGTGTCACCGTTCACACGCGAGCATTACCAGCGCGGCAGTGAAACACCCCCTGGGCTGAGCAAGGACCCAAGCCTGGTGGTTTACGATGCGCTGGGCGGTGGCGTCGGCCAGACCATCGGCTACGTCGAGGGACGCGAGGCAGCGCAACCGTTCGAGCTGCCAACGCCCATCGACGCCATCAACGCGGCGCTCGTGGACGATATTTTTTACAACCCTCATAAATGA
- a CDS encoding DeoR/GlpR transcriptional regulator, whose protein sequence is MQTEERQKRIDEHLAKVEFASLEELSELVDASVSTVRRDLDIMEAQGSIQRTHGGARLANPKSDEFTFSARDTHQLSEKEAIGEACAELISPNQTIIVDAGTTCFHVARHLEAKTPHIITNSLPVANAFSSTHKLEVVVSGGVIYPRLGVLVGPLAVASFAQVHADVAIMSCGGISPEGVRNSHGLLIDIQRAMMQAARRIIMCVDHTKFGRQSISHLCELKDIDTIVTDQSPPVEMQAALKKAGVELIVATADGPKVILKSRTKSPKPK, encoded by the coding sequence ATGCAGACCGAAGAGCGTCAAAAGCGTATCGATGAACACCTTGCGAAGGTGGAATTCGCCTCGTTGGAAGAGCTTTCCGAACTGGTGGACGCTTCCGTTTCCACCGTGCGGCGTGACCTGGACATCATGGAAGCTCAAGGCTCCATCCAACGTACCCACGGCGGAGCGCGCCTGGCCAATCCCAAGTCGGACGAGTTCACGTTTTCCGCCCGCGACACCCACCAGCTTTCCGAGAAGGAAGCCATCGGCGAGGCGTGCGCGGAGCTCATTTCCCCCAACCAAACCATCATTGTGGACGCCGGCACGACGTGTTTTCATGTCGCCCGGCATCTGGAAGCCAAGACGCCCCACATCATCACCAACTCCCTGCCCGTCGCAAACGCGTTCTCTTCCACGCACAAGCTGGAGGTGGTGGTGAGCGGCGGAGTGATTTATCCGCGTCTCGGTGTGCTGGTGGGGCCGCTGGCCGTGGCGTCCTTCGCCCAAGTCCACGCCGACGTGGCAATCATGAGTTGCGGCGGCATCTCGCCGGAGGGAGTCAGAAATTCCCACGGTCTGCTCATAGATATACAGCGCGCCATGATGCAAGCCGCCAGGCGCATCATTATGTGCGTGGACCACACCAAATTCGGCCGCCAATCCATCAGTCATCTCTGCGAGTTGAAGGACATTGACACCATTGTTACAGACCAATCACCACCGGTCGAGATGCAGGCTGCCCTAAAGAAGGCGGGCGTGGAATTGATCGTCGCAACGGCGGACGGGCCGAAAGTCATTCTGAAAAGCCGGACGAAATCACCGAAGCCGAAGTAG
- a CDS encoding EutN/CcmL family microcompartment protein: MLLARVEGNVVATRKHPSFEGWRFVICQPISDAGEPEGAPQVVIDPHGAGMHQRVVISSDGAAARNAVGDQKSPARWIVIGVVDEMKTGVPV, from the coding sequence ATGCTCCTCGCTCGCGTTGAAGGCAATGTGGTCGCCACTCGAAAACATCCGAGCTTCGAGGGGTGGCGGTTCGTGATTTGCCAGCCGATCAGCGACGCCGGCGAACCCGAAGGTGCGCCGCAGGTGGTCATCGATCCGCACGGTGCCGGTATGCATCAACGCGTGGTGATTTCCTCCGATGGCGCCGCCGCGCGCAACGCCGTCGGTGATCAAAAAAGTCCCGCGCGTTGGATAGTCATCGGGGTTGTCGATGAAATGAAAACGGGGGTGCCAGTATGA
- a CDS encoding EutN/CcmL family microcompartment protein has translation MFLAKVEGSVVSTKKEASINGRKLLLLRPQLVDDKDPGKFRPGANTIVAVDSLGAGLGELVMFCQGSSARLAGGMKDAPVDAVIIGIVDAVDVLGKQIYNAKQ, from the coding sequence ATGTTCCTCGCTAAAGTCGAAGGCTCAGTCGTTTCAACCAAGAAAGAGGCCAGCATCAACGGCCGCAAGCTGCTGCTGCTGCGCCCCCAATTGGTGGATGACAAAGACCCGGGAAAGTTCCGTCCCGGCGCGAACACCATTGTGGCTGTGGACTCCCTCGGCGCGGGCCTCGGCGAACTGGTCATGTTTTGCCAGGGCAGCAGCGCCCGGCTCGCCGGCGGCATGAAAGACGCGCCGGTGGACGCCGTCATTATCGGCATCGTGGACGCTGTGGATGTGCTGGGGAAACAAATCTACAACGCGAAGCAATGA